In Mercurialis annua linkage group LG5, ddMerAnnu1.2, whole genome shotgun sequence, a single genomic region encodes these proteins:
- the LOC126683437 gene encoding probable magnesium transporter NIPA8 yields the protein MGEWVIGAFINLFGSIAINFGTNLLKLGHTERERYSILENNGGNAKSHLKPIIHFQTWRVGILFFLLGNSLNFISFGYAAQSLLAALGSVQFVSNIAFAYFVLNKMVTVKVLVATAFIVLGNVFLVAFGNHQSPVYTPEQLAEKYSNMTFLMYCIILVLLVAVHHYMYRRGEILIAVSGQDLKPYWQMLLPFSYAVVSGAVGSCSVLFAKSLSNLLRLAMSDGYQLHGWFTYSMLLLFLSTAGFWMTRLNEGLALFDAIVIVPMFQIVWTFFSICTGFVYFQEYQVFDVLRTTMFILGMTCVFIGISLLAPDEPRGGDGKDNASLVSVVSSSVSSESDRLINPSGDAQSKDPRTLVQGTIAKVMEILTKAKAAWSFSLGFGEDSINASAVLVMPMVSSKMTGFRGNIFDRPKIFSLRNSGWSKISMDEDGVKVLDSNPVLPQSL from the exons ATGGGGGAGTGGGTTATTGGAGCTTTTATCAATCTTTTTGGCAGCATTGCCATCAATTTTGGGACTAATCTTCTTAAATTGGGTCATACTGAG AGAGAAAGATACTCTATTCTAGAAAATAATGGAGGAAATGCAAAGAGTCATTTGAAGCCTATCATACACTTCCAGACTTGGAGAGTTG GTATTCTATTTTTCCTACTTGGAAATTCTCTTAATTTCATTTCCTTTGGATATGCTGCTCAG TCACTTCTTGCAGCCCTGGGGTCGGTTCAGTTTGTATCCAACATCGCATTTGCTTACTTTGTGCTGAACAAAATGGTGACTGTAAA AGTGCTTGTTGCTACAGCCTTTATTGTGCTGGGAAATGTTTTTCTTGTTGCATTTGGCAACCACCAGTCTCCAG TGTACACGCCGGAGCAATTGGCAGAGAAATACAGTAACATGACATTCCTTATGTACTGTATAATTTTGGTTTTACTTGTTGCCGTGCATCATTACATGTACAG GAGAGGGGAAATTTTGATTGCTGTTTCTGGTCAAGACCTTAAACCTTATTGGCAGATGCTACTTCCTTTTTCGTATGCTGTAGTTTCTGGTGCAGTAGGATCATGTTCAGTACTGTTTGCAAAATCTCT ATCTAATCTCCTAAGGTTGGCCATGTCTGATGGTTATCAGTTGCACGGCTGGTTTACATACTCCATGCTGCTTTTATTTCTTAGTACAGCTGGATTTTGG ATGACGAGGTTGAATGAAGGATTGGCATTGTTTGATGCAATTGTTATTGTTCCGATGTTTCAAATTGTTTGGACTTTCTTTTCCATTTGTACAGGATTTGTATACTTTCAGGAATATCAG GTTTTTGATGTACTTAGGACTACAATGTTCATACTAGGAATGACATGTGTTTTCATTGGCATTTCTTTGCTTGCACCTGATGAGCCAAGAG GTGGTGACGGAAAAGATAATGCATCTTTAGTCTCAGTTGTGTCTTCAAGTGTTTCAAGTGAATCAGACAg GCTGATCAATCCATCTGGAGACGCTCAAAGTAAAGACCCAAGAACACTTGTGCAAGGAACAATCGCGAAGGTCATGGAGATATTAACCAAGGCAAAG GCGGCTTGGTCATTTTCACTGGGTTTCGGAGAGGACTCAATAAATGCATCTGCAGTTCTCGTAATGCCAATGGTTTCATCAAAGATGACAGGATTTAGAGGAAATATATTTGATCGGCCTAAGATTTTCTCCCTTAGAAATTCTGGTTGGAGTAAAATCTCAATGGATGAAGATGGTGTAAAAGTGTTAGATTCTAATCCAGTGCTTCCCCAAAGCCTTTGA
- the LOC126679735 gene encoding DNA cross-link repair protein SNM1: MNNADEEYGYMINGDEEEERSFFDDDDDKLCIEEDDEEDKENFETITEDKQIKDDDDEEEEESFGADFYRCGTDWSCLLRNNNDETKLKQSNLLQIWGLKNDNDEKKLKQSNLFEIWGLKNSNPKPNNVPSSLPTSSHPPFKKSKTGSSSINPNQSNSHNSIKPCPFYKKMPGTPFTVDAFRYGSVPDCSAYFLTHFHADHYGGLSKKWSHGPIYCTPLTARLLKISLYVNSSFIHPLEIDTEYVIDGVRVTLLEANHCPGAALIHFCLSSGVSYLHTGDFRASKAMQSYHLLVNHKVNVLYLDTTYCNPKYKFPAKEDVLNYVVKVTKNFLMRQPKTLVVVGAYSIGKECVYLAISKALGVKIYANASRRRLLQSFDWSDLSRSLCTQPKDTLLHVLPISSLKVETLKEYLKNFNNQYAAVLAFRPTGWTFSESIGKQLDLIKPISKGNVTIYGVPYSEHSSFTELKEFVEFLKPDKIIPTVNVGNPANREKMQSYFKEWLK, encoded by the exons ATGAACAACGCGGATGAAGAATATGGTTACATGATCAATGGCGACGAGGAAGAGGAGCGATCCTTCTTTGACGACGACGACGACAAACTTTGTATAGAAGAGGACGACGAGGAGGATAAGGAAAACTTCGAAACTATTACtgaagataaacaaattaaagacgacgacgatgaagaagaagaagaaagtttCGGCGCTGATTTCTATCGCTGTGGCACCGATTGGTCGTGCTTGTTACGGAATAATAACGACGAAACGAAGCTTAAACAGTCCAATCTTTTGCAAATTTGGGGATTGAAGAATGATAACGATGAAAAGAAGCTTAAACAGTCCAATCTTTTCGAAATATGGGGATTAAAGAACTCAAATCCAAAGCCAAACAATGTACCTTCATCTTTACCGACATCATCTCATCCTCCTTTCAAGAAATCGAAAACCGGGTCTTCTTCTATTAACCCTAATCAATCTAATTCTCACAACTCAATAAAGCCTTGCcctttctataaaaaaatgcCCG GAACGCCATTCACTGTTGATGCGTTTCGTTATGGTTCAGTTCCAGATTGTTCTGCTTATTTTCTCACCCATTTCCATGCTGATCACTATGGCGGTCTTTCTAAGAAATGGTCTCACGGTCCTATCTATTGTACCCCTCTCACTGCTCGTCTTCTCAAGATCAGCCTCTATGTCAATTCATC GTTTATTCATCCTCTGGAGATTGATACCGAGTATGTTATTGATGGAGTTAGAGTAACTTTGTTGGAAGCTAATCACTGCCCAGGTGCTGCTTTGATTCACTTTTGTCTCTCAAGTGGAGTTTCTTACTTGCATACTGGAGATTTTAGAGCTTCCAAGGCTATGCAATCTTACCACCTTCTTGTAAACCACAAAGTTAATGTACTTTACCTGGATACGACGTATTGCAATCCTAAATACAA GTTTCCTGCGAAAGAAGACGTGTTAAATTATGTTGTTAAAGTTACCAAGAACTTTCTTATGCGACAACCTAAAACTCTTGTTGTTGTTGGGGCATATAGCATCGGGAAAGAATGTGTTTATCTTGCCATTTCCAAAGCACTGGGA GTTAAGATCTATGCAAATGCTTCAAGGAGACGTCTTCTACAGTCTTTTGATTGGTCTGATCTTTCAAGGAGTCTGTGTACACAGCCAAAGGATACACTTCTCCATGTGCTTCCCATATCTTCCCTGAAAGTTGAG ACCTTGAAAGAATACTTGAAGAATTTCAATAATCAGTATGCAGCAGTTTTAGCATTTCGACCAACAG gTTGGACTTTCTCTGAGAGCATAGGCAAACAGCTTGATCTAATTAAACCCATTTCTAAAGGCAATGTCACAATTTATG GTGTCCCATATAGTGAACACTCCAGTTTCACAGAACTAAAGGAATTTGTTGAG TTTTTAAAGCCCGACAAGATAATACCTACTGTCAATGTTGGGAATCCTGCAAATCGAGAGAAGATGCAATCCTATTTCAAGGAATGGCTAAAATGA
- the LOC126683436 gene encoding pentatricopeptide repeat-containing protein At3g26782, mitochondrial-like encodes MLKLKIKRPVRLFYSYSCGLLSNRQAGQPVTPDSCISLIKNSNFLLTLKTIHASMLRSHLHLNIFFFTSLINQYTLLGSISYAYSLFSIANSIDIFLWNVIIRGLVDHAHYRECLLLYRRMIKLGIKPNNYTFPFVIKACGCLSDLGFGKQVHRDVVAYGFELDSFTASSLIAMYGKCGTFELPRKLFDKMPERTVICWNAMIGACFSNQRYDDGEILFWRMLDEGFRPGRAAILNVMGCVRREIDADKICRVAVDNGFDLDQLVQNAAMGMYSKCGRVDLARGIFDGISDKDIVTWSNMIEAYSQADLPLQSLALFKHMMLQNIVPDSVTLLSVIRACTILASLRRAHAAHNMVIVTGGFFNNQITVETAAIDLYVKCGSLTYARKVFDRMQERNVISWSTIISGYGMHGHGREAYNLFNEMKASIKPDHIAFVSILSACSHSGLIAEGWECFKSMTPEFGVIPRTEHYACMVDLLGRAGKLSEALDFINRMPISPDTGVWGSLLGASRIHSNVEMAEMAAEALFKLDKWNAGRYVLLSNIYLSRGKTQDADRIRALMKNRGARKISGHTTIEMKDKVYTFVAGDRSHPQTDLIYSELERVMDRIRQEGYTPDINFVLHDVEEETKEKMLYAHSEKLAIVFGLLNSKPNSVIRITKNLRICGDCHTATKFITKVTRREIIVRDARRFHHFKDGTCTCGDYW; translated from the coding sequence ATGCTGAAACTGAAGATAAAGCGTCCCGTCCGTCTCTTTTACTCATATTCATGTGGATTGTTATCAAACAGACAAGCTGGGCAACCAGTAACACCAGACTCGTGCATTTCGCTAATCAAAAACTCCAATTTTCTTCTTACCCTCAAAACCATACACGCTTCAATGCTCCGATCACATCTTCACTTGAACATCTTCTTCTTCACGAGCCTTATAAACCAATACACCTTACTTGGCTCCATTTCTTACGCTTACTCTCTCTTCTCTATCGCCAACTCCATTGATATTTTCCTCTGGAATGTCATCATTCGTGGACTTGTTGATCATGCTCACTACCGTGAATGTCTTCTTCTATATCGCCGGATGATAAAACTGGGCATTAAACCCAATAATTATACATTCCCATTTGTTATCAAGGCCTGTGGGTGTCTTTCTGACCTTGGATTTGGCAAACAGGTTCATCGTGATGTTGTGGCTTATGGGTTTGAGTTGGATTCCTTTACTGCGAGCTCACTTATTGCTATGTATGGAAAATGTGGGACCTTTGAACTTCCGCGAAAACTGTTTGATAAAATGCCTGAGAGAACTGTTATTTGCTGGAATGCAATGATTGGCGCTTGTTTTTCTAACCAACGTTATGATGATGGAGAGATTTTGTTTTGGAGGATGTTGGATGAGGGATTCAGACCTGGTAGGGCTGCAATTTTGAATGTGATGGGCTGTGTTCGTAGAGAAATCGATGCTGATAAGATTTGTAGAGTTGCGGTGGATAATGGATTTGATTTGGATCAGCTTGTCCAAAATGCAGCAATGGGAATGTATTCCAAATGTGGAAGAGTTGATTTAGCAAGAGGTATATTTGATGGGATTTCTGATAAGGATATAGTGACATGGTCTAATATGATTGAAGCATATTCACAAGCTGATTTGCCTCTTCAATCTCTTGCCCTGTTTAAACATATGATGCTGCAAAATATTGTCCCTGATTCTGTTACCCTTCTCAGTGTGATCCGAGCTTGTACTATTCTAGCATCTTTACGGCGTGCACATGCCGCTCATAATATGGTTATTGTAACTGGTGGGTTCTTCAACAATCAAATAACAGTGGAAACTGCTGCAATTGATCTTTATGTGAAATGTGGAAGCTTAACTTATGCTAGAAAAGTTTTTGATAGGATGCAGGAAAGAAATGTGATCTCATGGAGCACCATCATTTCAGGGTATGGGATGCATGGTCATGGAAGAGAAGCATATAACCTCTTTAATGAAATGAAAGCTTCTATAAAACCGGATCATATAGCATTTGTATCAATATTGTCAGCTTGCAGTCATTCTGGATTAATTGCTGAAGGATGGGAGTGTTTCAAATCCATGACTCCTGAATTTGGGGTAATTCCAAGAACCGAACACTATGCATGTATGGTTGATCTTTTAGGCAGAGCTGGTAAGCTATCTGAAGCTCTTGATTTTATCAATAGAATGCCAATAAGCCCAGATACTGGCGTTTGGGGGTCTTTGCTGGGAGCTAGCAGGATACATTCGAATGTAGAAATGGCTGAGATGGCGGCAGAGGCTTTATTTAAATTGGATAAATGGAATGCTGGCAGATATGTGCTCTTGTCCAACATATATTTATCACGCGGCAAAACACAGGATGCTGATAGGATCAGAGCTTTAATGAAGAATAGAGGAGCAAGAAAAATTTCAGGCCACACAACTATAGAGATGAAAGACAAGGTTTACACATTTGTGGCTGGGGATAGGTCACACCCACAAACAGATTTAATTTACTCAGAGTTGGAAAGAGTAATGGACAGGATTCGACAAGAAGGGTACACTCCAGATATCAACTTTGTGTTGCATGATGTTGAGGAAGAGACGAAGGAGAAAATGTTGTATGCACATAGTGAAAAGTTAGCTATTGTTTTTGGGCTCCTGAATTCAAAGCCAAATAGTGTTATTAGAATAACGAAAAATCTTAGAATTTGCGGGGATTGCCACACTGCTACTAAGTTTATTACCAAAGTCACAAGAAGAGAAATTATAGTGAGAGATGCTCGCAGATTCCACCATTTCAAAGATGGAACATGCACATGTGGAGATTATTGGTGA